A single region of the Arthrobacter sp. zg-Y820 genome encodes:
- a CDS encoding isoprenyl transferase, with protein MRFPGVVYAYYERKLRRSLAGDRIPEHIGVMVDGNRRWAKLAGAPTSDGHQAGADKILEFLGWCQEMGVRRVTLYMLSTDNLNRDADELEPLLDIIGNTLDRLGEKGDLRVNAVGALDILPANLADKLNALGRSTSDADGLHVNVAIGYGGRREIVDAVKELLNDAAAHGKTIAEITEELCDTQIAEYLYTRGQPDPELVIRTSGEQRLSGFLMWQSAYSEFYFCEALWPDFRRVDFLRALRDYASRQRRFGS; from the coding sequence ATGAGGTTTCCAGGCGTTGTGTATGCCTATTACGAGCGCAAGCTGCGCCGCAGCCTGGCCGGGGACCGCATCCCCGAGCACATCGGCGTCATGGTGGACGGCAACCGCCGCTGGGCGAAACTGGCAGGCGCTCCGACCAGCGACGGCCATCAGGCAGGGGCCGACAAGATCCTGGAATTCCTGGGCTGGTGCCAGGAGATGGGCGTGCGCCGGGTGACGCTGTACATGCTCTCGACCGACAACCTGAACCGCGACGCCGACGAGCTGGAGCCGCTCCTGGACATCATCGGCAACACGCTGGACCGGCTGGGGGAGAAGGGCGACCTGCGGGTCAACGCCGTCGGAGCCCTGGACATCCTGCCGGCCAACCTGGCCGACAAGCTCAACGCCCTGGGCCGCAGCACCAGCGACGCCGACGGACTGCACGTCAATGTCGCCATCGGCTACGGCGGCCGGCGGGAAATCGTCGACGCGGTCAAGGAACTCCTGAACGACGCCGCTGCGCACGGCAAGACGATAGCCGAGATCACCGAAGAGCTGTGCGACACCCAGATTGCCGAGTATCTCTACACCCGCGGCCAGCCGGACCCGGAGCTGGTGATCCGCACCTCGGGCGAGCAGCGGCTCTCCGGATTCCTGATGTGGCAAAGCGCGTACAGCGAATTCTATTTCTGCGAGGCACTCTGGCCGGACTTCCGCCGCGTGGACTTCCTGCGTGCCCTCCGCGACTACGCCAGCAGGCAGCGCCGCTTCGGTTCCTGA
- a CDS encoding PhoH family protein, which translates to MLDTSVLLSDPKAILRFAEHEVILPLVVITELEKKRHDPELGYFARAALRLLDDLRIEHGGLSAPIPLGESGGTLRVELNHVSVDVLPAGIRGTDNDSRILAVARNLADEGRNITVVSKDLPMRVKASAVGLNADEYRSDLVRDSGWTGVVELAVAEADVDGLYEHHPVFIPAAAEQPVNTGVVLLSSRGSALGRVGADKQVRLVRGDRDVFGLHGRSAEQRLAIDLLMDSEVGIVSLGGRAGTGKSALALCAGLEAVLERREHRKVVVFRPLYAVGGQELGYLPGTEAEKMGPWGQAVFDTLEALVSKEVLEEVLDRGMLEVLPLTHIRGRSLHDSFVIVDEAQSLEKNVLLTVLSRIGQNSRVVLTHDVAQRDNLRVGRHDGVAAVVETLKGHPLFGHITLTRSERSPIAALVTELLEDGQIG; encoded by the coding sequence GTGCTGGACACCTCGGTGCTGCTCTCGGACCCGAAGGCAATCCTGCGGTTTGCCGAGCACGAGGTCATCCTGCCGCTGGTGGTCATCACCGAATTGGAAAAGAAACGCCATGATCCGGAACTGGGATATTTTGCCCGGGCGGCCCTGCGCCTGCTGGATGACCTGCGGATTGAGCACGGCGGGCTGAGCGCCCCCATCCCCCTGGGGGAATCCGGCGGAACCCTGCGGGTGGAACTGAACCATGTGTCGGTGGACGTGCTGCCGGCCGGCATCCGGGGCACCGACAACGACAGCCGGATCCTCGCCGTCGCACGGAACCTGGCGGATGAAGGACGGAACATCACCGTTGTTTCCAAGGATCTGCCGATGCGGGTCAAGGCATCGGCCGTGGGCCTGAACGCCGATGAATACCGCAGCGACCTGGTCCGGGACAGCGGCTGGACCGGCGTCGTCGAACTGGCCGTGGCGGAAGCCGACGTCGATGGCCTGTACGAGCACCATCCGGTGTTCATTCCGGCGGCCGCCGAGCAGCCGGTGAACACCGGCGTCGTCCTGCTCTCCAGCCGGGGATCGGCCCTCGGCCGGGTGGGAGCGGACAAGCAGGTGCGGCTGGTGCGCGGCGACCGCGACGTGTTCGGCCTGCACGGACGCTCGGCGGAGCAGCGGCTGGCCATCGACCTGCTGATGGACTCGGAGGTCGGCATCGTCTCGCTGGGCGGCCGGGCGGGCACCGGCAAGTCCGCGCTGGCCCTCTGCGCCGGACTGGAAGCGGTGCTGGAGCGCCGCGAACACCGCAAGGTGGTGGTCTTCCGTCCGCTCTACGCCGTCGGCGGCCAGGAGTTGGGCTACCTGCCGGGCACCGAGGCCGAAAAAATGGGGCCGTGGGGGCAGGCGGTCTTCGACACGCTCGAGGCCCTGGTCTCCAAGGAAGTGCTCGAGGAGGTCCTGGACCGGGGCATGCTGGAGGTCCTGCCGCTGACCCACATCCGGGGCCGGTCCCTGCACGACTCCTTTGTGATCGTGGATGAGGCGCAGTCACTCGAGAAGAATGTGCTGCTGACCGTGCTGTCCCGGATCGGCCAGAACTCACGAGTGGTCCTCACCCACGACGTCGCCCAGCGCGACAATCTGCGGGTGGGGCGCCACGACGGGGTGGCCGCCGTCGTCGAAACGCTCAAGGGGCATCCGCTGTTCGGGCACATCACCCTGACCCGCTCCGAACGCTCGCCCATAGCCGCGCTCGTGACGGAGCTGCTGGAAGACGGGCAGATCGGCTGA
- a CDS encoding A24 family peptidase, translating into MVGILGEYRSLGGAAFWMLCAATAYFLVLAVRLAAVDAATHRLPNRIVLPAYPVSALLLGTAALAAGDAARIAAMVLAGVVLFSAYFLLRFSNPSGLGFGDVKLAGVLGLYLGFAGWPYVLAGTVAGFVLGGLWGVWLILSRRGTAKTAIAFGPFMLAGAALAMALPGLQ; encoded by the coding sequence ATGGTGGGGATCCTGGGGGAGTACCGGTCACTGGGCGGGGCGGCCTTTTGGATGCTGTGCGCGGCCACCGCGTACTTCCTGGTGCTGGCCGTGCGGCTCGCCGCCGTGGACGCGGCGACGCACCGCCTGCCGAACCGGATCGTGCTGCCCGCCTATCCGGTGTCGGCGCTGCTGCTGGGCACGGCCGCCCTCGCGGCAGGCGATGCAGCCCGCATTGCCGCGATGGTGCTGGCCGGCGTCGTGCTCTTCAGCGCCTACTTCCTGCTGCGCTTCAGCAATCCCTCGGGATTGGGCTTCGGGGACGTGAAACTGGCCGGAGTCCTGGGGCTGTACCTGGGCTTCGCGGGATGGCCGTACGTGCTCGCCGGCACCGTTGCGGGGTTTGTCCTGGGCGGTTTGTGGGGGGTGTGGCTGATCCTCTCGCGCCGCGGAACGGCCAAGACGGCAATTGCCTTCGGGCCGTTCATGCTGGCCGGCGCCGCCCTGGCCATGGCGCTGCCTGGCCTACAGTAG
- a CDS encoding NUDIX domain-containing protein, whose amino-acid sequence MPTPDFVLSLRKKIGHDLLWLPGITGVVFNEEQQVLLVKRADDGRWTLITGMLEPGEEPAAGTLREVEEETGITAAVEHLIHVGSHGPITFPNGDQCSFLNVAFRCRYEGGTARVNDDESTDVGWFALDQLPPLSERHTLLLRLALETDGVPAFSR is encoded by the coding sequence ATGCCCACCCCTGATTTTGTCCTGTCCCTGCGGAAGAAGATCGGCCATGACCTGCTCTGGCTGCCGGGGATCACCGGGGTCGTTTTCAACGAGGAGCAGCAGGTGCTGCTGGTCAAGCGGGCGGACGACGGCCGGTGGACCCTGATCACGGGAATGCTCGAGCCCGGGGAGGAACCGGCCGCCGGAACGCTGCGCGAGGTGGAGGAGGAAACGGGCATCACCGCCGCCGTTGAGCACCTCATCCATGTCGGCTCCCACGGCCCCATCACGTTCCCCAACGGCGACCAGTGCTCCTTCCTCAACGTGGCCTTCCGCTGCCGCTACGAGGGCGGAACGGCGCGGGTCAACGACGACGAGTCCACCGACGTCGGCTGGTTTGCCCTGGACCAGCTGCCGCCGCTGAGCGAGCGGCACACCCTGCTCCTCCGGCTGGCGCTGGAGACGGACGGCGTCCCCGCCTTTTCCCGCTGA
- a CDS encoding MDR family MFS transporter, with translation MTTTAAPATGPLLLTQKRIWIIFSALISGMLLASLDQTIVSTAMPTIVGELGGVEHQTWITTAYLLATTIVMPIYGKFGDVLGRRNLFLFAIALFTLASVGCAFATDFWGFVIFRAIQGLGGGGLMILSQAIIADIVPANERGKYLGPLGGIFGLSAVAGPLLGGFFVDHMTWQWAFYINIPIGIIAFLIAFFTLTLPSKKATKRIDIGGVVLLSIATTCLIFFTDFGGRDDYGWTHQMTLLWGAGMLVAAALFVMVENRVADPIIPMSLFKNPIFVNSTAIGFTLGMGMFAALAFVPTFLQMSTGTSAAVSGLLMLPMMVGMMGTSIYSGLAITKHGTYKKYPIMGAALVILAMLWMTTLSADTPVWVICAQLFVFGAGLGYIMQVVVLVVQNSVPVDQIGTATSSNNYFREVGASLGVAIFGAMFTSRLSDNLHEVFTKAGFDPSAAGEATATLQPSVMDQLPEPVQDGIVTAYADSLAPVFWYLIPFLVIALVLAVFLKQIPLSDVAGMVARGEAVSGPEADRLEAERVATAKGSSPAAAAEAKDADGDGGGDGGAPAARNNPAARNNDAG, from the coding sequence ATGACCACCACCGCCGCGCCTGCTACCGGGCCGCTGCTGCTGACCCAGAAACGCATCTGGATCATCTTTTCCGCGCTGATCTCAGGCATGCTGCTCGCCAGCCTCGACCAGACCATCGTGTCCACCGCCATGCCCACCATCGTGGGCGAGCTGGGCGGCGTCGAGCACCAGACCTGGATCACCACCGCTTACCTGCTCGCCACCACCATCGTGATGCCGATCTACGGCAAGTTCGGCGACGTACTGGGCCGGCGGAACCTGTTCCTGTTCGCGATTGCCCTGTTCACCCTGGCCTCGGTCGGCTGCGCCTTCGCCACCGATTTCTGGGGCTTTGTCATTTTCCGCGCCATCCAGGGCCTCGGCGGCGGCGGCCTGATGATCCTGTCGCAGGCCATCATTGCCGACATCGTTCCGGCCAACGAACGCGGCAAGTACCTCGGCCCGCTGGGCGGCATCTTCGGCCTCTCCGCCGTCGCCGGTCCCCTGCTGGGCGGCTTCTTCGTGGATCACATGACGTGGCAGTGGGCGTTCTACATCAACATTCCGATCGGCATCATCGCGTTCCTGATCGCTTTCTTCACGCTGACCCTGCCGAGCAAAAAGGCCACCAAGCGCATCGACATCGGCGGTGTCGTACTGCTGTCCATCGCCACCACCTGCCTGATTTTCTTCACCGACTTCGGCGGCCGCGACGACTACGGCTGGACGCACCAGATGACCCTGCTCTGGGGCGCGGGCATGCTGGTTGCGGCGGCGCTTTTCGTGATGGTGGAAAACCGCGTGGCGGACCCGATCATCCCGATGAGCCTGTTCAAGAACCCGATCTTCGTCAACAGCACCGCCATCGGCTTCACCCTGGGCATGGGCATGTTCGCCGCCCTGGCCTTCGTGCCGACGTTCCTGCAGATGTCCACCGGCACCTCCGCCGCCGTGTCCGGTCTGCTGATGCTGCCGATGATGGTGGGCATGATGGGCACCTCGATCTACTCCGGCCTGGCCATCACCAAGCACGGCACCTACAAGAAGTACCCGATCATGGGTGCCGCCCTGGTGATCCTCGCCATGCTGTGGATGACCACGCTCTCCGCCGACACCCCGGTCTGGGTCATCTGCGCCCAGCTGTTCGTGTTCGGCGCCGGCCTCGGGTACATCATGCAGGTGGTGGTGCTCGTGGTGCAGAACTCCGTGCCCGTGGACCAGATCGGCACCGCAACCTCGTCCAACAACTACTTCCGCGAGGTGGGCGCCTCCCTGGGCGTGGCCATCTTCGGTGCCATGTTCACCTCGCGCCTCTCCGACAACCTGCATGAGGTCTTCACCAAGGCCGGCTTCGATCCATCGGCCGCCGGCGAGGCCACCGCCACGCTGCAGCCCTCAGTGATGGACCAGCTGCCCGAACCGGTCCAGGACGGCATTGTGACCGCCTATGCGGATTCCCTGGCACCGGTCTTCTGGTACCTGATTCCGTTCCTCGTAATTGCTCTCGTGCTGGCCGTGTTCCTGAAGCAGATTCCGCTCTCAGACGTCGCCGGCATGGTGGCCCGCGGTGAGGCCGTCTCCGGCCCGGAGGCCGACCGCCTCGAGGCCGAGCGCGTTGCAACCGCGAAGGGATCGTCCCCGGCAGCCGCGGCAGAAGCTAAGGACGCCGACGGCGACGGCGGCGGCGACGGCGGTGCTCCGGCAGCCCGCAACAACCCGGCAGCGCGCAACAACGACGCCGGATAG
- a CDS encoding TetR/AcrR family transcriptional regulator: MTNSASEENCGLRERKRIATKLGIITAARSLTAARGVNGFTVEELCERVGISRRTFFNYFAAKEDAILGSPADEIPADLAERFIAGGTKSDPGSLSPSLLADFVDFAVALMDRMAISREEMTALKEAVAAEPRLLEKVLHGSREAAAAMAALLTAREGLPAEDPRIQATLTLFGCLTERAGPAFFERENARAYRTILTETVTALQQLFAAAAPLPGVSPPALAPTPSTSSKDLP; encoded by the coding sequence GTGACGAATAGTGCATCCGAGGAGAACTGCGGCCTCCGCGAGCGGAAACGCATCGCAACCAAGCTTGGGATTATCACCGCCGCGCGTTCCCTGACCGCCGCCCGCGGTGTCAACGGGTTCACCGTCGAGGAGCTCTGCGAGCGGGTGGGCATTTCCCGGCGCACCTTCTTCAACTACTTCGCCGCCAAGGAAGACGCCATCCTGGGCTCCCCCGCCGACGAAATCCCGGCGGATTTGGCCGAACGGTTCATTGCCGGCGGCACAAAGTCCGATCCCGGGAGCCTCTCCCCCTCGCTGCTGGCCGATTTTGTGGACTTCGCCGTCGCCCTGATGGACCGCATGGCGATCTCCCGCGAAGAAATGACCGCACTGAAGGAAGCCGTTGCCGCCGAACCCCGGCTGCTCGAAAAGGTCCTGCACGGCTCCCGCGAGGCGGCCGCAGCCATGGCGGCCCTGCTCACGGCCCGGGAGGGACTGCCGGCCGAGGATCCCCGCATCCAGGCCACACTGACCCTGTTCGGCTGCCTCACCGAGCGGGCCGGGCCGGCCTTCTTCGAACGGGAGAACGCCCGCGCCTACCGGACGATCCTCACCGAAACCGTCACCGCCCTGCAGCAGCTGTTCGCCGCGGCCGCACCGCTTCCAGGCGTTTCCCCTCCCGCACTTGCACCCACCCCTTCCACCTCTTCCAAGGACCTGCCATGA
- a CDS encoding class II fumarate hydratase, producing the protein MTSDTPEFRIEHDTMGEVRVPVNALYRAQTQRAVENFPISGKPLDSAHIEALARIKKAAATANAELGVLDAERARAIEKAADMVAGGSLDDQFPIDVFQTGSGTSSNMNTNEVLAELATRALKDTGSDTTVHPNDHVNASQSSNDVFPTSVHVAATSALINNLIPALDHLALSLERKAVEFKDVVKSGRTHLMDATPVTMGQEFGGYAAQVRYGIERVQASLPRVAEVPLGGTAVGTGINTPAGFPQRVIELLAADTGLPLTEARDHFEAQANRDALVEVSGMLRTIAVSFSKIANDLRWMGSGPNTGLGEIAIPDLQPGSSIMPGKVNPVISEAVMQVAAQVVGNDAAIAWAGTFGYFELNVGIPVIASNLLESIRLLSNSSRIMADKMIDGIEANVERTRYLAEASPSIVTPLNKFIGYENAAKIAKYAVKEGKTIRQAVEELGYVERGELTVEQLDTALDVLSMTKPPQA; encoded by the coding sequence ATGACTTCTGACACTCCTGAATTCCGCATCGAACATGACACCATGGGCGAGGTCCGCGTTCCGGTCAACGCCCTGTACCGTGCCCAGACCCAGCGCGCCGTGGAGAACTTCCCAATCTCCGGCAAGCCGCTGGACAGCGCGCACATCGAGGCGCTGGCCCGGATCAAGAAGGCAGCTGCCACCGCGAACGCCGAGTTGGGAGTGCTCGACGCCGAGCGCGCCCGGGCGATCGAAAAGGCCGCCGACATGGTGGCCGGCGGTTCCCTCGACGACCAGTTCCCGATTGACGTGTTCCAGACCGGCTCCGGCACCTCCTCGAACATGAACACCAACGAGGTTCTGGCCGAGCTGGCCACCCGCGCGTTGAAGGACACCGGCAGCGACACCACCGTTCACCCGAACGACCACGTCAACGCCTCGCAGTCTTCCAACGACGTGTTCCCGACCTCGGTTCACGTGGCAGCCACGTCTGCCCTGATCAACAACCTGATCCCCGCCCTGGACCACCTGGCGCTTTCGCTCGAGCGCAAGGCTGTGGAATTCAAGGACGTCGTGAAGTCCGGCCGCACCCACCTGATGGACGCCACTCCGGTAACCATGGGCCAGGAATTCGGCGGCTACGCAGCCCAGGTCCGCTACGGCATCGAGCGCGTGCAGGCTTCCCTGCCGCGCGTGGCCGAAGTTCCCCTCGGCGGCACCGCCGTCGGCACTGGCATCAACACCCCCGCCGGCTTCCCGCAGCGCGTGATCGAACTGCTGGCTGCCGACACCGGCCTGCCGCTGACCGAAGCGCGCGACCACTTCGAGGCACAGGCCAACCGCGATGCCCTCGTTGAGGTCTCCGGCATGCTGCGCACGATCGCCGTCTCCTTCTCCAAAATCGCCAACGACCTGCGCTGGATGGGTTCAGGCCCCAACACCGGCCTGGGCGAAATCGCCATCCCCGACCTGCAGCCGGGCTCCTCGATCATGCCGGGCAAGGTCAACCCCGTCATCTCCGAGGCCGTGATGCAGGTTGCCGCACAGGTGGTGGGCAACGACGCCGCCATCGCCTGGGCGGGCACCTTCGGCTACTTCGAACTCAACGTGGGCATCCCCGTCATCGCCTCGAACCTGCTCGAATCCATCCGCCTGCTCTCCAACTCCTCACGGATCATGGCGGACAAGATGATCGACGGCATCGAAGCCAACGTGGAGCGCACGCGCTACCTGGCCGAGGCGTCGCCGTCCATCGTGACCCCGCTGAACAAGTTCATCGGTTACGAGAACGCCGCCAAGATCGCCAAGTACGCGGTCAAGGAAGGCAAGACCATCCGCCAGGCCGTCGAGGAACTCGGCTACGTCGAGCGCGGCGAACTGACCGTGGAGCAGCTGGACACGGCCCTCGATGTGCTGTCCATGACGAAGCCTCCGCAGGCCTAG
- a CDS encoding carbonic anhydrase, translated as MNELPAPAITPAQAWQTLREGNARFVAGESSHPNQDANRRSSLVHEQNPFAVIFGCSDSRLAAEIIFDLGLGDAFVIRTAGQVIDDAVLGSLEYSIAKLGVPLIVVLGHDSCGAVTEAKRTVETGEMPGGHLRNLVERITPSVLAAQRNGLTEVNDMVVEHTKQTAERLVESSQVISTAVEEGRTAVVGVSYRLAEGAADLVSGFGAVVHPAVLRSHR; from the coding sequence GTGAATGAACTTCCCGCTCCAGCAATCACTCCGGCCCAGGCTTGGCAGACCCTGCGCGAAGGCAATGCCCGCTTTGTCGCCGGAGAGTCCTCGCATCCCAACCAGGACGCCAACAGGCGCAGCTCCCTGGTCCATGAGCAGAATCCGTTCGCAGTGATCTTCGGCTGTTCCGACTCGCGTCTGGCCGCCGAGATCATCTTCGACCTCGGGCTCGGCGACGCCTTCGTGATCCGGACCGCAGGGCAGGTGATTGACGACGCCGTCCTCGGCTCCCTGGAGTACAGCATCGCCAAGCTCGGCGTGCCCCTGATCGTGGTCCTGGGCCATGACAGCTGCGGCGCCGTGACCGAGGCCAAGCGCACGGTCGAGACCGGAGAGATGCCCGGCGGGCACCTGCGCAACCTCGTTGAGCGCATCACGCCGTCGGTCCTCGCCGCCCAGCGCAACGGGCTGACCGAGGTCAACGACATGGTGGTGGAACACACCAAGCAGACCGCCGAACGCCTCGTGGAAAGCTCCCAGGTCATTTCCACGGCCGTGGAGGAAGGGCGCACCGCCGTCGTCGGCGTTTCCTACCGGCTGGCCGAAGGCGCAGCGGACCTGGTGTCCGGCTTCGGCGCCGTGGTCCACCCCGCCGTGCTGCGTTCGCACCGCTAG
- a CDS encoding DUF4245 domain-containing protein: MSEQQQDPETPVTPVLTGKQAKRANATVIGMLLATGATLLLVLVPVLLNPTPKATTRNVDVQQISVQAAADAGYAPLAPELPEGWSSNYARWEATSSSGVPVWEVGYVTPNSDFIRLSETNAGNPTWIAQASGDSMVAGERVAGGQTWELRDSTDGEASMVLEHEGLTVVLTGEADLAEFDVLAEAVVLDLDKTPAP, encoded by the coding sequence GTGAGTGAGCAGCAGCAGGACCCAGAGACGCCCGTAACCCCAGTACTGACCGGCAAGCAGGCCAAACGTGCCAACGCAACAGTGATCGGGATGCTGCTGGCCACCGGCGCTACGCTGCTGCTGGTCCTGGTTCCGGTACTGCTGAACCCGACTCCCAAAGCCACCACCCGCAATGTGGATGTGCAGCAGATTTCCGTCCAGGCCGCGGCCGACGCCGGGTACGCACCGCTGGCGCCTGAGCTGCCGGAGGGCTGGAGCTCCAATTACGCCCGCTGGGAAGCGACCAGCAGCAGCGGAGTCCCCGTGTGGGAAGTGGGCTATGTCACTCCGAATTCCGACTTTATTCGTCTTTCCGAGACCAATGCCGGCAATCCGACGTGGATAGCCCAGGCCTCCGGGGATTCGATGGTTGCCGGTGAACGCGTCGCCGGCGGCCAGACCTGGGAGCTGCGCGACTCCACCGACGGCGAAGCCAGCATGGTCTTGGAACATGAGGGGCTCACCGTCGTCCTCACCGGCGAAGCGGACCTCGCCGAATTCGACGTCCTCGCCGAAGCAGTGGTTCTCGACCTGGACAAAACACCGGCGCCGTAG
- the glpX gene encoding class II fructose-bisphosphatase, with protein sequence MRLDVSKGAQYSTLSPALAVGDDEPDRNLALELVRVTEAAAIAGGHWVGFGDKNAADGAAVDAMRSLISTVHFNGVVVIGEGEKDEAPMLYNGEYVGDGTGALCDVAVDPIDGTRLTALGLNNAVAVLAVAERGTMFDPSAVFYMEKLITGPEAADMVDLRLPVKQNLHLIAKAKGKKINQLNVMILDRDRHKPLVQEIRDAGARTRMLMDGDVAGGIAAAREGTDVDALMGIGGTPEGIITACAIKTLGGVIQGRLWPTSDEEKQKAIDAGHDLDRVMSTNDLVTSDNCYFAATGITDGDLVRGVRYSKDRVLTQSIVMRSKSGTIRVVDGEHQSHKWESYARLK encoded by the coding sequence ATGAGGTTAGACGTGTCCAAAGGCGCTCAGTACTCAACACTTTCCCCCGCCCTGGCAGTCGGCGACGACGAGCCGGACCGGAACCTGGCGCTTGAACTCGTCCGGGTGACGGAGGCGGCAGCCATTGCCGGAGGCCACTGGGTCGGTTTCGGCGACAAGAACGCGGCAGACGGTGCCGCCGTCGACGCCATGCGTTCACTGATTTCCACCGTCCACTTCAACGGTGTCGTGGTCATCGGCGAGGGCGAAAAAGACGAAGCCCCCATGCTTTACAACGGCGAGTACGTCGGTGACGGCACCGGCGCCCTGTGCGACGTCGCCGTGGACCCGATTGACGGCACCCGGCTGACCGCGCTGGGCCTCAACAACGCCGTGGCCGTGCTGGCCGTGGCCGAACGCGGCACCATGTTCGATCCCTCCGCCGTGTTCTACATGGAGAAGCTGATCACCGGCCCCGAGGCCGCCGACATGGTGGACCTGCGCCTGCCGGTCAAGCAGAACCTGCACCTGATCGCCAAGGCCAAGGGCAAGAAGATCAACCAGCTCAACGTGATGATCCTGGACCGGGACCGCCACAAGCCGCTGGTGCAGGAAATCCGCGACGCCGGTGCCCGCACCCGCATGCTGATGGACGGCGACGTTGCCGGCGGCATCGCTGCCGCCCGCGAGGGAACCGACGTCGACGCCCTGATGGGCATCGGCGGCACGCCGGAAGGCATCATCACCGCCTGCGCCATCAAGACCCTCGGCGGCGTCATCCAGGGCCGCCTGTGGCCGACCTCGGACGAGGAAAAGCAGAAGGCGATCGACGCCGGCCACGACCTGGACCGCGTGATGTCCACCAACGACCTGGTCACCAGCGACAACTGCTACTTCGCCGCCACCGGCATCACCGACGGCGACCTGGTCCGCGGCGTGCGCTACTCCAAGGACCGCGTGCTGACGCAGTCCATCGTGATGCGTTCCAAGTCCGGAACCATCCGCGTGGTCGACGGCGAGCACCAGTCGCACAAGTGGGAGTCCTACGCCCGCCTGAAGTAA
- a CDS encoding TspO/MBR family protein yields MTTSSPGTRPAVPGARGSDLPRQLTVTVCFIVCLVGSMIGVGVFGGTPIAQAAGGALNADATYLAPASGAFSIWSVIYTGLGAYTLWQWLPSERTSERQRSLGWLVAASLLLNAGWILSVQAGWVGFSVLVIVALLAVLAVCFARYSRTPARNWIEAVVVDGTLGLYLGWVSVATCANIAAALSDAGWNGFGLAPEVWSITVLAVVAALGVALAAYGRGRLAPAAALAWGLSWIAVSRLNGELPSSGTAFAAVAAAVVVALAAVVYRFIGRNRIPAAATARR; encoded by the coding sequence ATGACCACTTCATCCCCCGGCACCCGCCCCGCGGTTCCCGGCGCCCGAGGATCGGACCTGCCCCGGCAGCTGACAGTCACCGTCTGCTTCATCGTCTGCCTGGTGGGATCCATGATCGGTGTGGGGGTGTTCGGCGGCACTCCCATCGCCCAGGCCGCGGGCGGCGCACTGAACGCCGACGCCACCTACCTCGCCCCGGCCAGCGGTGCGTTCTCCATCTGGTCCGTCATCTACACCGGTCTCGGCGCCTACACCCTCTGGCAGTGGCTGCCTTCGGAGCGCACCTCGGAACGCCAGCGGTCCCTGGGCTGGCTGGTCGCCGCGTCGCTGCTCCTCAACGCCGGCTGGATCCTGAGCGTCCAGGCCGGCTGGGTCGGGTTCAGTGTCCTGGTCATCGTGGCCCTGCTCGCGGTTCTCGCCGTCTGCTTTGCCCGCTACTCGCGGACGCCGGCCCGCAACTGGATCGAGGCGGTCGTGGTCGACGGAACCCTGGGCCTGTACCTGGGCTGGGTTTCCGTTGCCACCTGCGCCAACATTGCCGCCGCACTGAGCGACGCCGGGTGGAACGGCTTCGGGCTTGCCCCGGAGGTTTGGTCCATCACGGTCCTGGCCGTGGTCGCGGCGCTGGGCGTGGCCCTTGCCGCCTACGGCCGCGGACGGCTGGCTCCGGCAGCAGCGCTGGCCTGGGGCCTGTCCTGGATCGCCGTGTCACGGCTTAACGGCGAGCTGCCCTCCAGCGGCACGGCATTCGCAGCCGTTGCAGCCGCCGTCGTCGTCGCCCTCGCCGCCGTCGTCTACCGGTTCATCGGGCGCAACCGGATCCCGGCCGCAGCCACCGCCCGCCGGTAA